A genomic segment from Maniola hyperantus chromosome 4, iAphHyp1.2, whole genome shotgun sequence encodes:
- the LOC117997380 gene encoding FMRFamide receptor-like, which yields MNGSLECDTDADVPAADKLFRFVVHGVLLNGIGAAGLLGNALAVLVLSRPQMRSSVNCLLVGLAACDTALILTSVLLFGLTAVYPYLGALRYYYTHVCPRLTPYAYPLANVAQTMSVYLTLIVTVERWVAVCHPFRAKALCTSSRARWYVLGTAAFAFAYNAPKFFEAEVVAVGDPAGELIYCVRANVHFRTDRYVAVYIHWMYLVVMYIVPFSALAALNACIVRQVRRAQAERARLSRVQRRELGLATMLLVVVLVFFLCNLLPLVTNAFEVFLGDQFDNLDPLVKTSNLLVTINSSVNFVIYVIFGEKFKRVFLKMFCAGRVRPRGLRDSPEHTRDDSFASCGERMSLRLARNGTARAPRVPRPRRAASPAPTVYYPAPPPSTDVSLASCDAPPAAARWNGASRLHF from the coding sequence ATGAACGGCTCGCTGGAGTGCGACACGGACGCGGACGTGCCGGCGGCCGACAAGCTGTTCCGCTTCGTGGTGCACGGCGTGCTGCTGAACGGCATCGGCGCGGCCGGGCTGCTGGGCAACGCGCTGGCCGTGCTGGTGCTGTCGCGGCCGCAGATGCGCTCCTCCGTCAACTGCCTGCTGGTGGGGCTGGCGGCGTGCGACACGGCGCTCATCCTCACGTCCGTGCTGCTGTTCGGGCTCACGGCCGTGTACCCGTACTTGGGCGCGCTGCGCTACTACTACACGCACGTGTGCCCGCGCCTCACGCCCTACGCCTACCCGCTGGCCAACGTGGCGCAGACCATGTCCGTGTACCTCACGCTCATCGTCACCGTGGAGCGCTGGGTGGCCGTGTGCCACCCCTTCCGCGCCAAGGCGCTGTGCACGTCGTCGCGCGCGCGCTGGTACGTGCTGGGCACGGCCGCCTTCGCCTTCGCCTACAACGCGCCCAAGTTCTTCGAGGCCGAGGTGGTGGCCGTGGGCGACCCCGCCGGCGAGCTCATCTACTGCGTGCGCGCCAACGTGCACTTCCGCACCGATAGGTACGTGGCCGTGTACATCCACTGGATGTACCTGGTGGTGATGTACATCGTGCCCTTCTCGGCGCTGGCCGCGCTCAACGCGTGCATCGTGCGGCAGGTGCGGCGCGCGCAGGCCGAGCGCGCGCGGCTCTCGCGCGTGCAGCGGCGCGAGCTGGGTCTGGCCACCATGCTGCTGGTGGTGGTGCTCGTGTTCTTCCTGTGCAACCTGCTGCCGCTCGTCACCAACGCCTTCGAGGTGTTCCTCGGCGACCAGTTCGACAACCTCGACCCGCTCGTCAAGACGAGCAACCTGCTCGTCACCATCAACAGCAGCGTCAACTTCGTCATCTACGTCATCTTCGGCGAGAAGTTCAAGCGCGTGTTCCTGAAGATGTTCTGCGCTGGGCGCGTGCGGCCGCGCGGCCTGCGCGACTCGCCCGAGCACACGCGCGACGACTCGTTCGCGTCGTGCGGCGAGCGCATGTCGCTGCGGCTGGCGCGCAACGGCAccgcgcgcgcgccgcgcgtgccgcgcccgcgccgcgccgcgtcgcCCGCGCCCACCGTGTACtaccccgcgccgccgccctcCACCGACGTCTCGCTGGCGTCGTGcgacgcgccgcccgccgccgcgcgctGGAACGGCGCCTCCAGGCTGCACTTCTGA